From one Alosa alosa isolate M-15738 ecotype Scorff River chromosome 5, AALO_Geno_1.1, whole genome shotgun sequence genomic stretch:
- the LOC125294638 gene encoding BICD family-like cargo adapter 1 encodes MSAFCIDLHTSSAAISAPPELDSDRIEETLDPSTGSGGSSMPQETEGYQDHTLLSTGPGGLGMVLEEELAMLTGERVEDSELTALETPVNGQDTDLLSLFRQKEKDLVLAAKLGKALLERNQDLTKQYEQMNKDLNEKLEHLEQEKHELRRRLESREGEWEGRVTELEGDLRHLQGELERQQAQLREADRDKARAVSELSEQNHRLLEQLNRAGRGGETVVHSGPLLAG; translated from the exons ATGTCTGCTTTTTGCATAGACCTCCACACGTCTTCGGCCGCGATTTCAGCACCACCAGAGCTGGACAGCGACCGTATAGAGGAAACGCTGGATCCCAGTACCggcagcggcggcagcagcatgCCTCAAGAAACGGAAGGGTATCAGGATCACACGCTGCTAAGCACCGGCCCTGGGGGTCTCGGCATGGTGCTGGAAGAGGAGCTCGCCATGCTGACGGGGGAACGGGTGGAAGATTCAGAACTGACCGCCCTGGAGACACCTGTCAACGGACAGGATACAGACTTATTGTCGCTCTTCCGGCAGAAGGAGAAGGACTTGGTTCTTGCTGCTAAGCTCGGGAAGGCTCTTCTCGAGCGAAACCAGGACCTTACAAAGCAATACGAACAAATGAACAAAGATCTCAACGAGAAGCTGGAG CACCTGGAGCAGGAGAAGCACGAGCTGCGCCGGCGCCTGGAGAGCCGTGAGGGGGAGTGGGAGGGCCGCGTGACCGAGCTGGAGGGGGACCTGCGCcacctgcagggggagctagaGAGGCAGCAGGCGCAGCTTCGCGAGGCCGACCGCGACAAAGCCCGCGCCGTCAGTGAACTCTCCGAACAGAACCACAGACTACTGGAGCAGCTCAACcgg